TGCAGCTCAAGCACGCCGGCTCGGGCGCCCCGTGGGCCACCATCCAGGCGGAAGCCGCCATCCCGCTGAAAACCGCGCGTTACGCAGGCTACAGCATCAAGAAGACGCTGACGCCGGTCAGCCAGAAGGTGGACGGCCAATATCAGCCCGGCGACGTGGTCAAGGTGACGCTGGTCATCCAGGCGCAAAGCGACATGAGCTGGGTGGTGGTGGATGACCCGATCCCGGCCGGCGCGGCGATCCAGGGCAGCGGCCTGGGCCGCGACTCGGCCATCGACGCCAAGTCCGGCAACGGCGGCGACTACGCCGACTACATCGAACGCCGCTTCGCCGGCTATCGCGCCTACTACAGCTACGTGCCGCGCGGCGAGCTGAAGGTGGAGTACACGATGCGGCTGAATAACCCCGGCGTCTTCAAACTGCCGCCGACCCGGGTGGAGGCGATGTACGCGCCGGACGTGTTCGGCATGTCGCCGAACGGGGTATTCAAGGTGGTGGACGGCGGCAAATGAGGTGATGGCCTCTCCTTTCATTTTCGAGGAGAGGCCTCATGCGCGCCATGATAAGGGGAGGAAGATGAAATGCCTGGGACGCCGTTTGGCCATTGGCCGGGAAACCATACACACAGTTTACGAAGACGACTTTGTGACATGCCTGCTCGACCACGATCCCTTCAGCGAAGGGCATGCGCTGATCGTTCCCAAGCGACACGCGGTGGAGCTGGAAGAACTGGACGATCCCCTGGCGAAAACCGTCATGGAAACATCCCAGATCGTTTCCAGGGCCATCAAGCTGCTATACCGCCCGGACGGCATCACCCTCTGCCAGAATGGCGGCGTCTTCAATGAGCTGACCCACTTCCACCTGCATGTCGTTCCCAGAACGGCAGAACGCCCATTTTCAGAATTCTGGTCAGCCGAACGCACGAATCCGCAGAATCAACAACTTAGCCACACAAGAGAAATGCTAAGTTCCTCTATAGCAGCCATCATCGCTTGCCAATGAATAAAGAGCCCGCATGATGGCCCTTAAGCGTGGCTTACAAACGCAGTTTTACGACTGAAGTGAGGCGCGTCGACGCAGACAGCGCCAGCAGTACGAAAAGTCGGCGCAACGCCGCATCAGGGGCTTGGTTAGCCGCTCCAAACACCGCCCCGGGAAACAGCAATAGGCAAGCTGCTTGGCAACGTGCGCGTCCTCGCGCCGAGACTGGCATTATCGACGCCCCAGAATTCAAAATCGGCGACTCGGCATCTGATTTTCATTCACACTGAAATTTTCGCACCGGCTCGCGCGCGGGCCGAAAAAGATTTTCGTTCAGAATCTTGTTATCCCGCTCGGTAATGAAAGGATTTTTTATGTAAAAAATCTCGCGGGACCCAATGTGCAAATCGCTGATGGTCGGAATGATCACCTCATTAAACAGCTTATCCAGACTTCCATCCCTATTGATTCCATTCAGGCCATACAAAAGCCTTTTTTTAATCTCTTCCCCTTTTTTTGTCTTGGCAACATAAAAATATCGGGCCAAGGGATAGTATATCGCATACCTTGGCTCAATCGTCAAATTGGGGTGAATGCCTCTGTTTCCATCCAGCTCTTTTTTAATTTCATTGACCCCGCGCGAAAACAGATCAAACCGTCCTTCGCTCAGCATTTTGAACAAGTTTTCATAACTACCGCCATCAACTACGCGATATCCGGCATCCCTCAATATGTCTATATCCTCCCAGCCACTGCCCTGCCCTATGGTATAATTTTTCAGATTATTGTTCGCGCGGGCGAGCATCTCTTCGCAGGTATCCTTGCGCAACAGGAATATTCTATATCCCAACACGCCCTTGTCCAAAGGAAACCGAACCGGATTCAGACTGGCGCCCCAAGTGGATATATTCCCATGCACCATGATATCTATGCCATCGCCGCCCATTTCGATAAGTTTCTTGGCTCTTCTCTCATTCATGTCGACTGCAGACTCGCGTATTTCATAAGCTCCAAACTTGCTACGCGATTTCTTCATAGCCAAACGCAAGACAGACCAGTAATAATCGGCATACCGTCTATCCCCGCTCGACTCAGGCTTGGGATACTGGATAAAAAGCACTTGCGCGCTCGCCGCCATCGACGCAAGAAACATAAGAAGAATCAGTTTCATTTTCACATTCTGCTCCAGACCGCAATAGAGTCAATGTAATGATATATAGCAAAAACAAAAAAGGAATCCTGGCGCAAAAAACTCAGGCTGAGATAATTCGACAAGCAGTTACCCATATAATCCGTACCAAGACTTGCCCTGGCTTCGTTCTGCGAATCTCTTCCCGACTTCGCCGTTCCGGCAATCGGCATCACAAAGACAAGACTTTGCCGAGAGCCGGCTGTCTAGGCGATGCTTCTGGCCACGCTTTTGCTTTTACCGATATCCGGCGCAGCGTCATCGACATACAATGCACGGGCGCATCCAGCGGACGCCCTGCGCAAAA
This genomic window from Chromobacterium phragmitis contains:
- a CDS encoding amino acid ABC transporter substrate-binding protein; amino-acid sequence: MKMKLILLMFLASMAASAQVLFIQYPKPESSGDRRYADYYWSVLRLAMKKSRSKFGAYEIRESAVDMNERRAKKLIEMGGDGIDIMVHGNISTWGASLNPVRFPLDKGVLGYRIFLLRKDTCEEMLARANNNLKNYTIGQGSGWEDIDILRDAGYRVVDGGSYENLFKMLSEGRFDLFSRGVNEIKKELDGNRGIHPNLTIEPRYAIYYPLARYFYVAKTKKGEEIKKRLLYGLNGINRDGSLDKLFNEVIIPTISDLHIGSREIFYIKNPFITERDNKILNENLFRPAREPVRKFQCE
- a CDS encoding HIT family protein → MKCLGRRLAIGRETIHTVYEDDFVTCLLDHDPFSEGHALIVPKRHAVELEELDDPLAKTVMETSQIVSRAIKLLYRPDGITLCQNGGVFNELTHFHLHVVPRTAERPFSEFWSAERTNPQNQQLSHTREMLSSSIAAIIACQ